From Coccinella septempunctata chromosome 4, icCocSept1.1, whole genome shotgun sequence, a single genomic window includes:
- the LOC123311488 gene encoding uncharacterized protein LOC123311488 codes for MSLLKHLRGTKAKPEVYGDVEPQVGFKLAYNSRTGEVSVKVLGAKQLPTSYGTTKTQGYLIKLTVFPQKDKFETKIVEQSWPTFDEEYKFKIQSNSTSGDSLKGKFVSFTAYALLYGEQEKRKENTTFISRFVALTGFHRQKRDSRIRKSFRSSLSNRRTIGSVTYNLELKNFSVRISDDVRSTPEIWRGLKEISSGVVNNSKDNKKGSVEVTMLYTVSEEGNKDIIEIGVSKLRCTVQTMEEHERLGGKLYLKISAFEMDDVIQKMKSDKFDPTISLKLEKKSARLKVKVDEYSCTQLRILIKLMCTPLLGHKLELGRIEIDSRSDIWKDMMKTPMVAITKVINLE; via the exons ATGAGTCTGTTGAAACATTTACGTGGTACTAAGGCCAAGCCTGAAGTATACGGAGATGTTGAACCTCAGGTCGGATTCAAATTAGCTTATAATTCTAGAACCGGGGAAGTTTCAGTTAAAGTGTTGGGTGCTAAACAATTACCGACCAGTTATGGGACTACGAAGACGCAAGGATATTTGATCAAg CTGACCGTTTTCCCGCAAAAAGACAAATTCGAAACGAAAATCGTAGAACAATCATGGCCAACCTTTGACGAAGAATACAAATTCAAGATACAGTCGAATTCGACGTCCGGGGATTCCTTGAAAGGAAAATTTGTATCGTTCACAGCGTACGCCCTTCTTTACGGGGAACAGGAAAAACGGAAGGAAAACACCACTTTCATCAGTAGATTCGTAGCGTTAACGGGGTTTCACCGTCAGAAGAGGGATAGTAGGATAAGGAAGAGTTTTCGAAGTTCCTTGAGCAATCGTAGAACGATAGGCAGCGTAACGTACAAtttggaattgaaaaattttagcGTGAGAATAAGCGACGATGTTAGATCAACCCCTGAGATCTGGAGAGGTCTGAAGGAGATATCAAGTGGGGTAGTAAACAATTCG AAAGACAACAAGAAGGGTAGTGTGGAGGTAACAATGTTATATACAGTAAGCGAAGAAGGAAATAAAGATATTATCGAGATAGGGGTCTCGAAATTGAGATGTACCGTACAAACGATGGAGGAACACGAGCGACTTGGAG GGAAACTCTACCTGAAAATTTCCGCCTTCGAAATGGACGACGTCAtacagaaaatgaaaagtgataaGTTCGACCCAACCATAAgtttgaaacttgaaaaaaagtCGGCTCGGTTGAAGGTCAAAGTTGACGAATACAGTTGCACTCAATTGAGGATATTGATCAAATTGATGTGCACTCCTCTCCTTGGTCACAAGTTGGAATTGGGCAGAATAGAGATAGACAGTAGGAGTGACATTTGGAAGGACATGATGAAGACTCCCATGGTGGCAATCACAAAAGTCATTAATCTGGAGTAA
- the LOC123312321 gene encoding carboxypeptidase N subunit 2-like has product MLVIFFFLFSLVGCEKHECLMNACEGLREAKFFAEEFGYELMENMTNNLLHNLERRIRSLEQPVWVISRDDNRWLECSKGPCTCLPETKSISCWQQNIPSLPSEQIIPHDASVIDLGMNKLTTINKDAFKHLLFLTELDLFDNELDYLPESIFDELEDLKYLRLHKNFLLDFHKNIFWGLRNIKTLDISFNRLKSMPEDIFAVCQDVIMLHLSGNRLKTLPELLFSNLKYLEDLDISNNELQSIPAGIFRDLSSLTRLNLAENQLKDLDEGILDTLSNLEYLNLRKNRISHISRRFFGNMHNLKILQLASNRIAKLDLDTFQDLTELVELNLGQNYILDIPEGLFLQNSKMLKLILYSNSLVELGEKALMGLDNLSALLINNNLLENIHPDVFLYAPNVQKLHLDSNKFRFLQPNTLDPLKNITSIKMTKNQWHCDCHILYLALWVSDNNNKLWDSQPTCRGPGDLGGKLLKNMRFQHLCEGQWASMINLAPRIPVKYIAGKAGENYESGVMPKEHSEKL; this is encoded by the exons ATGTTGGTGATATTTTTCTTCCTCTTTTCCCTTGTTGGATGTGAAAAACACGAATGCCTGATGAATGCCTGTGAGGGTTTGAGAGAGGCTAAATTCTTCGCTGAAGAATTTGGTTATGAGCTGATGGAGAACATGACAAACAATCTTCTTCATAACTTAGAAAGGAGAATACGATCACTAGAACAACCAG TATGGGTTATCTCCAGAGATGACAATAGATGGCTCGAATGCTCCAAAGGACCTTGCACATGTTTACCAGAGACAAAATCCATTAGCTGCTGGCAGCAGAATATACCATCCTTACCTTCAGAGCAGATAATTCCACACGATGCTTCAGTTAT AGATCTCGGCATGAACAAACTTACCACAATAAACAAAGATGCGTTCAAGCACCTTTTGTTTTTAACAGAATTGGATCTGTTCGACAACGAATTGGACTATTTGCCAGAGTCGATTTTCGATGAACTCGAAGATCTGAAATACCT GCGTTTGCACAAAAACTTCTTGCTCGATTTCCACAAGAACATATTCTGGGGTTTGAGAAACATCAAAACGTTGGATATTTCCTTCAATCGACTCAAAAGTATGCCAGAAGATATTTTCGCTGTCTGTCAAGATGTCATCATGTTGCATTTATCTGGTAACAGACTGAAGACACTTCCAGAACTACTGTTCAGTAACTTGAAATATTTGGAGGATTTGGATATAAGTAACAATGAACTACAGTCAATACCTGCAGGTATTTTTAGAGATTTGAGTTCTTTGACCAGACTGAACTTAGCTGAAAATCAACTGAAGGATTTGGATGAGG GTATTCTAGATACTTTATCCAATTTGGAATATTTGAACTTGAGGAAAAACCGAATTTCTCACATTTCCAGAAGATTTTTTGGTAACATGCACAATCTTAAAATTCTTCAACTTGCATCGAATAGAATAGCGAAG CTCGATCTAGATACTTTCCAAGATCTCACAGAACTTGTAGAATTGAATTTGGGTCAGAATTACATACTAGATATACCGGAGGGGTTATTTCTTCAAAATAGCAAAATGTTAAAACTGATTCTTTACTCGAATTCTCTAGTCGAGTTAGGAGAGAAGGCTCTGATGGGATTGGACAATCTTTCCGCATTACTGATAAACAACAATCTTCTAGAAAACATTCATCCTGACGTTTTCTTGTACGCACCCAATGTCCAAAAGTT GCATTTAGATAGCAACAAATTCCGCTTCCTGCAACCTAATACTCTAGATCCCCTGaaaaacataacttcaatcAAGATGACAAAGAACCAGTGGCATTGTGATTGTCATATTCTGTATCTCGCGTT GTGGGTTTCTGATAATAACAATAAGCTTTGGGATTCTCAGCCAACTTGTAGAGGACCTGGCGATCTTGGTGGTAAACTCCTGAAGAATATGAGGTTCCAGCATCTTTGCGAGGGTCAGTGGGCTAGCATGATAAACTTAGCACCAAGGATTCCAGTGAAATATATCGCGGGCAAGGCTGGAGAAAACTACGAATCTGGTGTCATGCCGAAGGAACATAGTGAAAAACTATAA
- the LOC123311486 gene encoding uncharacterized protein LOC123311486 — translation MHFLCVASVLLLIHANQALDDNLDGNCYVENITDNDWNTSLDLPDPIKDNDTHKVIFSETYKNIERHGPCYNYFCIKLDKEKKLFTITPSSNFSQIDRTNHVVNGNSVRIVSTIGVTCADGKERTLTFAITVIDINDYDPVFLKNSYTYTMPMPMSPKNSITNFGDEIIVQDFDFSNQNIIFTSDFGSELTYETSYVQNYSYKLQLEFNGVEKLTADRTFQLTATDTGDPPRHSTVPVTFKIDEKLSEPPSFTQPSYFYDYILENTTLVARNGQSTKLAGSRSGLQCDIPEDAYSSFFNIALNGEEVDLTIKTPFSKEIIAEGIVRITVECYVSKDVGVSEADVIIIFPKSTTEEVKFLTKKYTAHYEINGANHEIKMTDTIELTESDADVDIKIENELDEYFEMEVISGGWTLAKKNNLDEKMLKNTEINIIITLSKKADGSFLDDAFITLFLPNGEEGVDFTQSFFTGNYTFDDDAKGAMPTITIPLNNKDFDFVDCKLEDSEYSEYFNAICDESGNVELNLVKSIPKDLLQRETVPLSLYVDLKLGEIQRRIKTAIFLTLSYEGSDPTSSTTDKSTTTTPTGSTTETTPKTDTDDCSHTGWIITTIVLLIILIAYVILTVIYYFKRMRNRTETDFSEDFSEPVRRKTVQMVEQRPSKRTSGKFKDVSTRRPTGFIRYNPDQDRNSVDSDYGDAQKEVNNNTHANRFLDQPEETSRKNSDVDDSDKRSIGFAIPPPMPEPLTLNDELKRAVEERGNRY, via the exons ATGCATTTCTTATGTGTAGCAAGTGTTCTTTTATTGATTCATGCTAATCAAGCTCTAG ATGACAATCTTGATGGAAACTGCTACGTCGAAAATATAACTGATAATGATTGGAACACTAGTTTGGACTTGCCCGATCCTATCAAAGACAACGATACGCACAAAGTAATTTTTAGTGAAACCTATAAAAACATAGAAA GACATGGACCATGTTACAACTACTTCTGTATCAAACTGGATAAGGAGAAAAAATTGTTCACAATTACTCCGTCATCTAATTTTTCACAAATAGACCGCACAAACCATGTAGTGAATGGTAATAGTGTTAGAATAGTTTCAACAATTGGTGTGACTTGCGCTGATGGGAAAGAAAGAACCCTG ACATTTGCCATAACTGTAATTGATATAAACGATTATGACCCGGTATTCCTAAAGAATAGTTATACTTATACTATGCCAATGCCGATGTCACCAAAGAACAGCATCACAAACTTCGGGGATGAAATAATAGTACAAGATTTCGATTTTTCCAATCAGAATATAATTTTCACTTCGGATTTCGGAAGCGAACTCACGTATGAAACGTCATATGTGCAGAATTATTCCTACAAATTGCAATTAGAGTTCAATGGAGTGGAAAAGCTAACAGCAGATCGGACCTTTCAACTTACAGCAACA GATACCGGGGATCCCCCTCGGCACAGTACTGTTCCGGTCACATTCAAAATTGACGAAAAGTTGAGTGAACCTCCTTCTTTTACTCAGCCCTCGTATTTTTACGATTATATTCTGGAGAATACAACCCTAGTGGCAAGAAATGGACAAAGCACCAAGTTGGCAGGCTCCAGAAGTGGACTACAATGTGATATTCCAGAAGATG CATACTCTTCCTTTTTCAATATCGCTTTGAATGGGGAAGAAGTGGATCTAACCATAAAAACACCCTTCAGCAAGGAAATAATAGCAGAAGGAATTGTCCGAATAACTGTAGAATGCTATGTTTCGAAAGATGTAGGGGTCAGTGAAGCCGATGTCATTATAATATTTCCCAAGAGTACCACTGAAGAAGTGAaatttttgacaaaaaaatataCGGCTCACTATGAAATTAATGGTGCCAATCATGAGATAAAGATGACAGATACTATTGAACTGACTGAGTCGGATGCTGATGTCGATATAAAAATAG AGAATGAACTAGATGAATACTTCGAAATGGAAGTTATTAGTGGTGGTTGGACCTTGGCAAAGAAAAATAATTTAGATGAGAAAATGTTGAAGAATACAGAAATCAACATTATCATAACATTATCGAAGAAAGCTGATGGTTCATTTCTCGATGATGCTTTTATAACATTGTTTTTGCCGAATGGAGAGGAAGGTGTTGACTTTACCCAATCCTTCTTCACTGGAAATTATACATTTGATGATGACGCTAAAGGCGCCATGCCAACTATCACTATACCACTGAATAATAAAGATTTTGACTTCGTTGATTGTAAACTAGAAGACA GCGAATATAGTGAATATTTCAATGCAATTTGCGATGAGTCAGGTAATGTAGAATTGAATTTAGTCAAAAGCATACCTAAGGATCTGTTACAAAGGGAAACAGTTCCTCTCTCTTTGTATGTGGATTTGAAATTAGGTGAAATTCAGAGAAGAATAAAGACTGCAATTTTCTTGACTTTATCATATGAAGGAAGCGATCCAACTTCGTCAACCACAGACAAATCAACAACGACAACGCCCACTGGATCAACAACTGAAACCACACCAAAAACCGATACAG aCGACTGCAGTCACACAGGATGGATCATAACCACAATTGTGCTCCTCATCATTCTTATTGCCTATGTAATCCTCACTGTTATCTATTATTTTAAGAGGATGAG GAACAGAACTGAAACTGACTTTTCAGAAGACTTTTCAGAACCCGTTAGAAGAAAAACCGTACAGATGGTTGAACAACGTCCGTCTAAAAGGACATCTGG AAAATTCAAGGACGTTTCAACCAGAAGACCAACTGGTTTCATCAGGTATAATCCCGACCAAGACAGGAATTCTGTAGATTCAGACTATGGGGATGCCCAAAAAGAGGTGAATAACAACACTCATGCGAACAGATTCTTGGACCAACCAGAAGAGACGTCCAGAAAAAATTCTGATGTTGATGACAGTGATAAGAGAAGTATAGGATTCGCAATACCTCCACCAATGCCAGAACCCCTCACTCTAAACGATGAACTGAAGAGGGCTGTTGAAGAAAGGGGAAACAGATATTGA